CCAGACATTGCTTTCTTAAGATCGTCCACCAATTCGTAAACGATTGAGTAAGTACGAATATCAACGCCCATACGTTTCGCCGCTGCTTGAGCGCCGCCGTCAGGACGGACGTTGAAGCCGATGATGATCCCTTTAGCCGTATTCGCCAAAAGAACATCGGACTCACTCACACCACCCACTGCAGAGTGGATGACGCGAGTCTTAACTTCAGCCGTTGAAAGCTTGCTGATCATGCCGCTGATCGCCTCAAGAGATCCGTGAACATCGGCTTTCAATACGATTGCCAACTCTTTCACATCACCCTTCGTCACTTTAGCGAAGATATCTTCAAGAGACATTTTCGAAGCAGGAGTGACTTCGGCTTTCTTAGCTTGTTCCTTACGGAGAGTCGAAACTTCTGTTGCTGTGTCTTCGTCCGCTACGATATCGAAACGGTCACCGGCAGCGGGCGTTCCTTCAAGACCGAGAACCTCAACCGGCTCACCAGGTCCTGCTTCTTGAACGCGCTCACCACGGTCGTTCGTCAAAGAACGTACGCGGCCTTTTTGGAAGCCGGCAACGATGTATTGGCCGACTTTCACAGTTCCGTCTTTCACGAGGATGGTTGCAACGTTTCCTTTGCCTTTTTCCATCTTCGCTTCGATGACAAGACCCGTACCAGAACGCTCAGGGTTTGCTTTCAAGTCTTGCAACTCAGCAACCAAGTGGATGTTTTCAAGCAATTCTTTGATACCTGTCTTTTTCAAAGCAGAAACTTCAACAAAGATCGTGCTACCGCCCCACTCTTCAGGAACGATTTCAAGCTCAGTCAATTGTTGCTTAATACGCTCAGGGTTTGCACCTGGCTTATCGATCTTGTTCACCGCAACGATGATAGGAACGCCGGCAGCTTTGGCGTGATTAATCGCCTCTGCTGTTTGTGGCATCATACCGTCGTCCGCCGCGACTACGATCACCGCGATATCCGTTGCATTGGCACCGCGAGCACGCATCGCCGTGAAGGCTTCGTGGCCCGGAGTATCCAAGAACGTGATTTTCGCGCCGTCTTCGAGAGTCACATTGTAAGCACCGATGTGCTGAGTGATCCCGCCGGCCTCGCCTGCCGCTACGTTCGCTTTACGAATTGCATCGAGCAAGCTTGTCTTACCATGGTCAACGTGACCCATGATTGTTACTACCGGAGGACGAGTGACGGTCGTAGCATCCAAATTACCGAATGCCATTTCCTTCGCAACTTCGTCCGCCGTTTTAAATACGTTTTGTGCTTCCCAACCGAACTCCGGAACGATCAACGCGATCGTATCGAAATCCAAAGCGGTGTTCATGTTCGCCATCACACCGTTGGTCATGAGAACTTTGATTAACTGCGGAGCTTTTACGCCCATTTCCATCGCCATGTCGCTCAACTTCATGGTGTTGTTCACCTTGAGGATGCGCTTCAAAGCTTTTGGCGTCGTGATCTGAGTCTTCATCCCCGCGCGATCCAGCATTCCCTTTTTCTTTTTAGGCTGGAATACCATCTCACGTTTACGGAACTCAACGGCGTTGAAATTCGCCATTTGTTCTTCTTGTTCGCGCTCTTTCGCTGAAGGACCCGCTGCCGCAGGACCCACGCTTGGAGCTGCCGGGGTAAATCGTGTTTTCTTTTTGTCATCAAAACGACCGTGACGGTTGTCTTGATCCTCTGTTGGGATCTCCGGAGCTGCTTGAGCAATAAAGCCCGCACGGATGTTACGGTTTTGCCCAGGACGAGGAGCCCCGCCGAAACCACCGCCGCCACCAGGTCCGCGGTTGAAACCACCTTGACGGTCACCGCCAGGTCCACCCTGACGATCTCCCTGGGATCTCTGCGGAGCTTGTTGAGCTACGCGCGAAAGATCCATACGGCCGATGATGTTTTTACGACCAATACTCGGAGCAGCTGTTGCGGCACTCGCCACACCACTGCTACCCACAGTTACTTCTTTTTTACGCGCCACACCCGCTGCCGGAGCTGCCGCTGGAGCTGCTGCGACCGGAGCTGGAGTTTCTTCCGCCGGAGCTGCCGCTACCACTGGCTCAGGAGCTGGTTCAGATTTTTTTACGACAACAGGTGCAGGTGCTGCTGGAACTTCAGGAGCCGGAGCTTCTGGTGCTGCTTCAACTGCCGTCTCTTCAGCTTCTTCCGCCGGAGCCGCTGCTTTTTTGCGAACGACTTTCGTAGCTGCCTTCGGAGCTTCTTCCGCCGCTGCCGCTTCTTCTTTTGCTTTGAGTTCTGCTTCTTCAGCTTCCTTCGTGGCCTTACGACGGACAACTGTCGATTTCGCAGGAGCTGCAGCCGCTGGTGCAGCTTCCGCTGCAGGCGCTACCGCTTTCTTCGCAGGAGCTTTGCGAGTCGTCGCTTTTTTAGGTTTTGCCTCTTCCGTGGATTTTCCACCACCGGCGAGTTTGACTTTAATTTGCTCAAGAACTTCTGGTTCAAGTTCCGACATATGGCTCTTCACAGGAAGCTGCCACTCGCGGATCTTGTCCATCAAGGCCAAGGGCGTAAGCCCGATTTCTTTGGCAAATTCAAAAACTTTTGGATTACTCACGTATTCTCCTGTTAATTCTTCTCAAAACTAATCCAGCTCTGCCCGTCCCGGGCGACGCCTCTTCGGCATCCGCCGACTATTCTTCGTCAGCTTGAAGCTTAGACAACTCTTCTTTCAGACGAGCGTCCGCTTGCTCTTTTGCAGATCCAGAAGCCTTGGTTTCTTTCGCGGCTGTTGGAGCTGTCGGGATTGGCGTTCCTTCTTTTTCGTACTTCGCAATCAAAGCTTTCGCTTCGTTGATCAATTTTTCTGCACGTTCTGGATCGTCGTAACCAGGAATAGTCATGATTTCTTCGACAGATGCATTCGCTACAGATTGGAATGAACCGAAACCAGATTGGAAGATGTTTTGTGCCATTGTTTGATTCATGCCTGGCAACAACATCAAATTGAAAATGGATTCTGCTGTACGGTTCGATGCTGCAGATTCAGAGATGATATCCAATTTCCAAGTGGTTAATTTTGCAGCCAAACGGACGTTTTGTCCACGCTTACCGATTGCCAAACTCAATTGACTATCTGGGACAACAACTTCCATCTCTTTGTTTGCTTCATCAACAAACACGCGTGAGATTTCAGCTGGCGCCAAAGCATTACACGCAAAACGTGTCACGTCTTCGTCCCAAGGAACGATGTCGATTTTCTCGCCACGAAGCTCTTGAACGATGTTTTGTACACGAGAACCCTTCATACCAACGCATGCGCCGACAGGGTCTACAGAGTTGTCTTTAGAACGAACCGCGATCTTCGCACGTTGCCCTGGCTCACGAGCTGCACTCATGATCTCAACCACACCGTCATAGATTTCCGGAACTTCCATTTCAAAAAGTTTCATCAAATAGCGCTCATCCGCACGAGACATGATGATTTGCGGACCACGTGTTGTTTGACGAACTTCAGACAAGTAACCTTGAATGCGGTCGCCTGGCTTGTAAGATTCGCCTGGGATTTGCTCACGTGGCGGGATGTAAGCTTCTGTACGGCCCAAATCGACAACGATGGCGCCTTTTTCCACGCGACGAGCGATCCCAGAAGCGATCTCACCTTTACGTTCTTCAAATTCGTTGAAGATGATAGAGCGTTCCGCATCACGCACTTTTTGCATGATGATTTGTTTTGCAGTTTGAGCCGCAATACGGCCGAGCTCGCCAGCATCCATTTTGATACCGATAGAGTCGCCTTCTTGCGCTTGGGGATCGAGTTTCAAAGCTTCATCCATTGGGATTTCAACTTCTTCGTCGATATATTTTTCACGAGGAACAACTTCTTTAAATTGGAACAATTCCACTTCGCCAGTGTCTTCGTTGTAAGTGGCTTCGATCTCGCGGTACGTGCCGTATTTCTTACGGGCAGCAACAAGCATACCTTGTGTGATCGCTTCGACCACGACTTGCTTGTCGATACCTTTGTCTTTACCGACTTGTTCAATCACGCGACTGAGATCTGTAAACATGTTGTCAGCCATTTAACTCACCTCTTCTAGGTTATTTTTTTTGTCCCTTAGTTAACACAAAAAGCACTTTGGATTTTTCCACAGCGGAGAATGGAATATTTATTTCCTCGTCTTTGACTTGG
The sequence above is drawn from the Bdellovibrionales bacterium genome and encodes:
- the infB gene encoding translation initiation factor IF-2 — its product is MSNPKVFEFAKEIGLTPLALMDKIREWQLPVKSHMSELEPEVLEQIKVKLAGGGKSTEEAKPKKATTRKAPAKKAVAPAAEAAPAAAAPAKSTVVRRKATKEAEEAELKAKEEAAAAEEAPKAATKVVRKKAAAPAEEAEETAVEAAPEAPAPEVPAAPAPVVVKKSEPAPEPVVAAAPAEETPAPVAAAPAAAPAAGVARKKEVTVGSSGVASAATAAPSIGRKNIIGRMDLSRVAQQAPQRSQGDRQGGPGGDRQGGFNRGPGGGGGFGGAPRPGQNRNIRAGFIAQAAPEIPTEDQDNRHGRFDDKKKTRFTPAAPSVGPAAAGPSAKEREQEEQMANFNAVEFRKREMVFQPKKKKGMLDRAGMKTQITTPKALKRILKVNNTMKLSDMAMEMGVKAPQLIKVLMTNGVMANMNTALDFDTIALIVPEFGWEAQNVFKTADEVAKEMAFGNLDATTVTRPPVVTIMGHVDHGKTSLLDAIRKANVAAGEAGGITQHIGAYNVTLEDGAKITFLDTPGHEAFTAMRARGANATDIAVIVVAADDGMMPQTAEAINHAKAAGVPIIVAVNKIDKPGANPERIKQQLTELEIVPEEWGGSTIFVEVSALKKTGIKELLENIHLVAELQDLKANPERSGTGLVIEAKMEKGKGNVATILVKDGTVKVGQYIVAGFQKGRVRSLTNDRGERVQEAGPGEPVEVLGLEGTPAAGDRFDIVADEDTATEVSTLRKEQAKKAEVTPASKMSLEDIFAKVTKGDVKELAIVLKADVHGSLEAISGMISKLSTAEVKTRVIHSAVGGVSESDVLLANTAKGIIIGFNVRPDGGAQAAAKRMGVDIRTYSIVYELVDDLKKAMSGLLTPDIVEKVMGRAEVRNTFTVPKVGTIAGCFVVDGKIQRSNMARLIRDGKIVYEGKISSLKRFKDDAKEVATGFECGIGIENFNDVKVGDNIEAFVKEEVARELTYEANV
- the nusA gene encoding transcription termination/antitermination protein NusA, which translates into the protein MADNMFTDLSRVIEQVGKDKGIDKQVVVEAITQGMLVAARKKYGTYREIEATYNEDTGEVELFQFKEVVPREKYIDEEVEIPMDEALKLDPQAQEGDSIGIKMDAGELGRIAAQTAKQIIMQKVRDAERSIIFNEFEERKGEIASGIARRVEKGAIVVDLGRTEAYIPPREQIPGESYKPGDRIQGYLSEVRQTTRGPQIIMSRADERYLMKLFEMEVPEIYDGVVEIMSAAREPGQRAKIAVRSKDNSVDPVGACVGMKGSRVQNIVQELRGEKIDIVPWDEDVTRFACNALAPAEISRVFVDEANKEMEVVVPDSQLSLAIGKRGQNVRLAAKLTTWKLDIISESAASNRTAESIFNLMLLPGMNQTMAQNIFQSGFGSFQSVANASVEEIMTIPGYDDPERAEKLINEAKALIAKYEKEGTPIPTAPTAAKETKASGSAKEQADARLKEELSKLQADEE